A single Macrobrachium nipponense isolate FS-2020 chromosome 5, ASM1510439v2, whole genome shotgun sequence DNA region contains:
- the LOC135215890 gene encoding uncharacterized protein LOC135215890 translates to MIFHAASNFLQEMYDEDVTRQFLHRTGIRCIFQTLRSPWKGGFLERLIGVVKRTLATTLCHNIFSEEQLPTLIKESEAVVNNRPLMYTRDKCEDEALTPSHLIHGDVVRLLPPMVPHEDMHLTLTTHQLCPQYFQLTETLYNLKCYWREGYLKSLQERHNLQEASLMALRKGDIVLVKAEQHKRSQWPLGKIIELYPDDKGVVRSLKVLFEGEEYLQAVQHIVLLETNAHDDEREEEPQNDDSDETAGSEERH, encoded by the coding sequence ATGATCTTCCATGCAGCAAGTAACTTTCTGCAGGAGATGTATGATGAAGATGTCACTAGACAATTCCTGCATAGGACAGGAATAAGGTGTATCTTCCAGACTCTCAGGTCTCCCTGGAAAGGGGGATTCCTCGAGAGATTGATTGGGGTAGTCAAAAGAACGTTGGCTACCACACTATGCCATAACATCTTCAGCGAAGAACAACTGCCAACCCTCATAAAGGAGTCAGAGGCTGTTGTTAACAACCGTCCCTTAATGTACACCAGGGACAAGTGTGAGGATGAAGCCCTCACCCCATCGCACCTCATCCATGGAGATGTAGTCCGTCTGCTGCCGCCCATGGTCCCTCACGAGGACATGCATCTGACGTTAACGACTCACCAACTATGTCCACAGTACTTCCAACTAACCGAGACCCTCTACAACTTAAAATGCTACTGGAGGGAAGGTTACCTGAAGTCACTACAGGAACGCCACAACCTACAAGAGGCCTCCCTGATGGCACTGCGTAAAGGCGACATTGTGTTGGTGAAAGCGGAGCAGCACAAACGTAGTCAATGGCCCCTCGGTAAGATCATCGAACTCTACCCTGATGACAAAGGCGTTGTCAGGTCACTGAAAGTACTATTCGAAGGCGAGGAGTATCTGCAAGCAGTACAACACATCGTCCTGCTTGAGACTAATGCCCATGACGACGAGCGAGAAGAAGAGCCCCAGAATGACGACAGTGATGAGACAGCAGGTAGTGAAGAGAGACATTAG
- the LOC135215593 gene encoding uncharacterized protein LOC135215593, with translation MNHQVFLITFVLAGVATADLIRSFTNNAQPQNPNPNNVDLLGNKFQPQLPNDGQAGSQPQVPSLKHAEQAGVQPQFPSLSIAGQVGIQPQFPSLKHTGLTGLQSQFPSLKHAGQAGVQSQFPSLGNAGQAGIQPQLPSLNTAGQAGVQPQFSSLKNNGQAGVKPHFPSLNNDGQDGVQHQLPSTDNRSPLGDNMQPSLVQSCGGTADVDLSQVKITGCDPNYSHCRLIRGKSAKMILPFIPARSTTRLQPVVHGLLANIIPIPFAIPESNGCKNSGLLCPLLPGSIQTYVAELPVQQNYPKIRIGVKWQLVDDLNNNMVCITFPAELTDE, from the exons ATGAATCATCAGGTGTTTTTGATCACGTTTGTTCTTGCCGGAGTCGCTACTGCCGACCTGATACGGTCTTTCACTAACAACGCACAACCCCAAAACCCAAATCCAAACAATGTAGATCTCTTAGGAAACAAATTTCAACCTCAACTTCCCAACGACGGGCAAGCTGGGAGTCAGCCTCAGGTTCCCAGCTTAAAACACGCCGAGCAAGCTGGGGTTCAGCCACAGTTTCCTAGCTTAAGCATCGCAGGACAAGTTGGGATTCAGCCTCAGTTTCCCAGCCTAAAACACACCGGGCTAACTGGGCTTCAGTCTCAGTTTCCCAGCTTAAAACACGCCGGGCAAGCTGGGGTTCAGTCTCAGTTTCCCAGTTTAGGCAATGCAGGACAAGCTGGGATTCAGCCTCAACTTCCCAGCTTAAACACCGCCGGACAAGCTGGGGTTCAGCCTCAGTTTTCCAGCTTAAAAAACAACGGACAAGCTGGAGTTAAGCCTCATTTTCCCAGCTTAAACAACGATGGACAAGATGGGGTCCAGCATCAGTTACCCTCAACAGACAACCGCAGTCCGCTGGGAGACAATATGCAACCCAGCCTTGTGCAGAGCTGCG gCGGGACAGCTGATGTAGATCTCTCTCAGGTCAAGATTACTGGATGTGACCCTAATTATTCTCACTGTCGGTTAATCAGAGGCAAAAGTGCaaagatgattttgccatttattcCAG CAAGGAGCACAACAAGACTGCAGCCTGTTGTTCATGGACTCTTAGCAAACATCATACCAATTCCCTTTGCAATCCCTGAAAGTAATGGTTGTAAGAATTCTGGGCTGTTGTGTCCACTCCTTCCAGGCAGTATTCAGACATATGTAGCAGAGCTGCCAGTTCAGCAAAATTACCCAAAG